The following nucleotide sequence is from Salvia splendens isolate huo1 chromosome 2, SspV2, whole genome shotgun sequence.
GTAAAGATAAATGAGTTTGTAGGGTCCAAATTGAGAAGCCATAAATAAATATCCAGAATCATACATAAAAAATACGACCCTGCTTTAACCTTGCAGCAAATCCACTGTCGCCGACGACATTGCCATCACACCTTCTCCGTCGTCGGGCAGCATTGCCCGCTGTTGGAACTCCTTCAGATGCTGCTAACTGCGGCGGTGGCATCCCTAGCATAACTCGCGATCGGCTTAGCACGCATCCGCTGCATCGGCTTAACCCCGAGCGGGCTGTTGGCGCTCTGTATCATTTCAAAAGCAGAAATCTATGTTAGAACCAATTTCAGTTCTCTCTTTATACCGATggcaaacaaataaaaaaaccagAAATAACATAACAAGAGACTCACGATGGAGCAGGTGCCGGCGCGGGTGTTGCACACGGGGTAATCGTGTGGGCAGCAGCTGCTGTGATCCTTGCAGCATGAGGCGCCCTCGAGGGGGCAGCAGCCCCACTCGAGGCACATCCCCACGAACTGAAAGATGCAGCAGCAGGTTTCGCTGGCGGGGCAAGCGTAGTACTTGCTGCAGACGGTGGGGGGCGCCACTGGGGAAGGTGGGGATGGCGGGGTGGGGCCTGGGTTGGGCGGGTTCGGACCCTTCTTGATAGGGTAAGATGGCTCCACTGCAATTCCGCACAGGCCTTCTTTCGCCGCCACATTCCTCTGCATTCTCAGGTACCCTTTCTCCCCCCACGCGCTGCCCCACGAGTTCCTCACGATCCAGTAGTCCAGCCCGTTCTCGCTTCCGTACCCAACCACGTTCACGCCGTGGTCCAAGGCCAAGCCACATGAACCTGTGAAGATACCCTGAAAGCAAGAGAAAACTGAGCATCAGCAGCAGCATTTCTTGTGTTTCACTTCACTAATAGTAGTACATAATTTCATGTCATGTATACTTACTGACTCATAAAGCTGGAAGTCCCTCCCTCCGGCTTCAATGGCAACGGCGATTGGTTGGCTGACGACAGCCTTCTGCAGTGCGGCCTCGTTGTTTACCGGAACATCTTCGTAGCTGTCGATTGACACAACCTTGGAGTTTTTCTGCAATGAATGAACAAGAACTGTAGTTAGAGACTGCTCTCAATCAAGGTAGATTTCTTTATCTCAAtctacagagagagagagagagaggaactAAACCCTGTACTGATCGCATCTCCCGTCCTTGCCGGTGTAGGGGTAGTCCTTCTCGGAGTCAATACCGCCGTTCTTGATAATGAACTGGAATGCATAGTCCATCAAACCACCATTGCAGCCTTGATTGTAAGAGGTATCACAATCAACCAGTTCTTGCTCCGAAAGTGAGATCAAATCGCCAGTTACAATGGCGTTTACTCCTTCCACAGCAGCAATCGTGGAGAAAGCCCAACAACTCCCTGCACAATTCCAACCAATTCAACAAGCATTAGGCATTCTTCTTGATCAACCATCATAATTCATAAGGAACAACATTTAGTCAacaattttttcataattttctcTAATCAAAAGGTAATTAAGTGGAGCAGAGTTACAAAAGGTGTTAGGTCCACAACATAAATTCTATCACGCACGAGGTATGCAAAGCAATGGTAGGTAACCGCCGCATAGTAATTAGTAAACAAATAATAAAACTCTAGATATTTATCTAGGTTAAAAAACAATTTGGGGAAATTCATGTTCACACGCAATGCATCTATCCACCGCCATTAAAACAGATTAGGAACTTCGATGAAAATTATCAGCTCCACAACTTAACGAACAAATAGCAGATGATCCACAGAAGACATAAATCCGAGTAATATTAGGAAATTAGAAGAATCTAACTGCAATTACTCAAAATTCATAATTAGATCGACATAATAAATCAGGATTCAGTTAAATTCATCAGTCTGCTATAAGTCAAAGCAACAAAATaacaagtgtgtgtgtgtgtgtgagagagagagagagagagagagagagggaggttACCGCAGCTGCCTTGGTCTTTGACATCCACGACGGCGCCTTTCTCTCTCCAGTCAATTGAGTCCGGCAAGCTGTCGCCGAGCTTTGGCGCATAGCGATCGCTCTTCACACTGGAGAGGCGGCGGCTGGGGTCGGGTTTGGTTCCTAGATGAGCCTTCCGGTACTCGTCGTTGGTGAGATCGGCGAACCGGTTGGGGCCGAGCTTGTAGCTCCGGTTGGGCAGCGCGTTCTGCTCATCGATGTAGCCCAAGTTGTCCTTGAAGATCTCGAACCGCCTCTCGCTCTCCCCTAGAGCGTTGTAGGTTTTGCCGTGCTTCGCCATCCACACCGCGTGCAGAGACCTCAACTGGTCATCGTCGTAGGACACGATCGACATATCGGAAGCCAGAGCTGTTGCCGAGAGGAGGACGGAGAGAGAAAGGAAGAGATTGAGAAGAGAAGCCATTGTTGATGGTGTTGGAACTGTGTGTTGAGTCTGGGAGAATTAAAGGTGTTTATATAAGGCCagaaaattgattttttctttttctttttggttaaaatattgaaattattGGATTTTTGTTAGATACACTCCGGAATTGCTTTGCACGCCCTGCTCTGTTTTAACGGAGAAGGCGTGCGTGTTGTCTTGCTTGGTAAGTTTTGGAGTGTGGAAATTAATTTTGGGGTTGCGTATAGTGTTTTTGGTGAGATGGTATTGGGCAAAAATAACCTTGTAGATAGAAGACAAATGGAGAAGTCCAATTGGTGGgtgaattattatttaataaaataatctttGATTTTCCATATATTCCCTTTTATATTCTTCTTTCATATCCATAGACACGTCATCTCTTGCCAAGGGTGAGAAAGATAAAAACACATGATCCAAGTAAGGAAAAAAAAGTCAAATTTCCATAAAGTTAATAACATGGGTTTGGTTGATCTATATTTGTAAGATAGTATGAAAATACTCAAATCATATATCGATTCTAAAGGTTTGTAGCAATCCTTTGCTTTGGGTAAATTTGGTAAAATTAACCATACGATGAATCCCTTGTGTTCAAAAACTATATCCACACGCATAAAACATGGCTAGATTATGTTGTTTTTTATAACTATGATATAGATTATATTTGTAAGATATGATAATACTCCGTCATATAGTTATAATAAAGTGAATCACGATAAAATAAGAGTTCTGACTTTTTCTTAACTTTATTCGCCATAAATATAAGTGAttttataacaataaaaaaaatttaacttcaAGACAATACATAAAATAACTGAAAGTAAAAAAGAGCATAAAGACAAACTACACAACAAAAGTAATGTGATCGCGGTTGATCGAGTGTTGAAGGACTGTGAATAAGCGATAAACGAGAATGAAGAACACACCGGagtttacgtggttcggccgTAAAATGACCTACATCCACGAAGGAGACGATCTACTATATTCACTTAACAACAAGAAGAGAGATATAACGAATTACAATCAATGATCACACTCAAATCACTCCACTCCAATAGAAGCCCCTATCTCTCGGAACTCTCTAATCTTGAAGATGATCTCACAAAGATAGTGTGttgttgtaactttttttaactAACTATGCTATGCTAGGATCTTGTATATATATTCTCCCAGCTCCACGGTAGATGGCTCGGCTCACACATAAGCTTCACTTCTCATCCCAACCGTTTTAACTAATTTACACATAGCTAATTGCACGCAGGTCCCTGAGCTTTATAATTTGTTCAATCAGCTCACACCATGCATTAACAAgtaacaaaaacataaaaataatcaaataatccCAGATAACAAGAAACAAAATGTCACGATattgaaataataaataattgaatgaaaataataaatagaATCGATTCAATTTATACATTCATGAAAATAGTGTGTTGAGTCTGGTGACTCCTTGAATATATGTATCGTTCATTTGTCTTTGTATCATTCCGAATCCTTCTTTCCATTCTATGGTGAATATATCAAGTAGCTTAGATCCATTCTTATTGAGTGCAATTCTGTCTGTCAATAATACAGTTTGACTGATACGTGAAAGTGCCTATCAATAAGCGCACGCGATGGATTAGCTATAATAATGTGTGCATGCACACGTGGAATTGCGATAGGATTAAATCACCATGAGCGCGTTGTAGAGGATTAGAGAATCAAAGCTGTTATATTGTGGTGGGGAAGTTTActacaagagataaacaatatcgggcgtaatacaacccaagaaagaagaactaaaactaaaaattacaaaGATATCGAAACTGTAAACGGAAataaacttagccgagtcgaggagtcctctttcagcaagacgagatacgccccggtagtgctctcggtttggcgtgtcgtccccaaagataaaacggctacgtctctgatgaagcagcaccgcaatcaacagagctccggcgaactggatggaggagagggcagagcttcggaagaaagacaatgcagagagagtatgatgcttgtgcGTATGTTGTACTATATCCTAATGCAAGGAATgcctagcctatttataggcttggtccactgcggggtcaactcagccttgatggtTGTCATCATGACTCATTATGGCGGGGCTGTAACCGCCggccgttacgagtttgaaagctggagtggtcgactTTGAATCTAGACGCTGTACACGCCctagttcaaccgtcacatgtggacttcgACTTGATCAAGACGCTGATCAAGCCTtcgctcaaggcgcagcagGTCGAGTTGATCAAACTGCTGATCAAGGCGCAGCATgtcaagttgatcaggctgctgcccaAAACTTAGGTGGTCTaaaacattaagtctggatctagggacaagcccaagcccaaagaccaattgccaagatccaagtccaagaccaAGACCAAGGGCACGGTCATGgtcacgagcacgagcacgggcgcGGGCATGGCTCAgctcggcgcgcgtgtgggctctttcacccatcttagtccacgataattactaagtgtaattagtcacttaataaatacccATTTAAAGACatgtctcatctcctatgtgggataattaacactagttaattactccctacactttcaactcctagctttatcaaaagctacaatgtgaccaactttaatccactatttctcactcaccgggaatcggatttgagaaagtgaatatactacggtcatctacgcggaacgtagatcaaagctatatcatttaattctccaaaattaaatgtctcgtcacatttattattgatcAAACTTTATTGTCCGGACATCTTAAATcaagattccaacaatcccccacatgagtggaaatagccaaatgcatatgcatgcagacacaagctcaaccctcgagaggtatataagcataaggataagtagtttttggctttgaaacctccatagtcgacaccatcggatacacatgcggcttagtagcgcgatgctttgaactaatcacccacggcgtgcaccgagacaatggtgttaacgcttaaacacctcaacctcatccgttctcacgttttgtgtccatttcaggcctaGGACACCACtctggattcataagtgcgttttatgaagcgaccacacttcgcacttacataggtgattcttagtcaagtaccttgccatacttggtctctttgagaactccatatctttgagatccttaagaaccattaaaagtcatagatttagcctttaccactaggcaagttctccattACAAATGGTTTTCTATAAGATTTAgactttttttatgaaattattaaaaattctcACCTTCTTAGAAACAACATATCAACTCCATAACAacttttttcataaattttcaaGTACTTATTGGTTGCTTTAGAAGGATCATAAACTCAACCACCTtcttaattaattcaatttttattaaatttattcgAGCATCAATTTATTAATCGAACCTTTTCAACTCAGTGATCATATTAATACTCTGAGAACTTAACTAAATATTTATGTCTAGCTAGCTGGGGGCAAGAAAGAGCAAAGTCACGATATCCAATGCCATATATAAATGGTTTTAACAATAATACCTAACTAAATTACTCCAAAAAACAACACCTAACTCAAAACACATTAATAAATAGAAGAAAGTGACGTTTTAATGTCTAAAATATATCGGAATAAATGCGATTCTTTGATATTTTCAATTTGCTTTTTTAGTTATCCCctccaataaataaaaacaagagATATTAAAATtacagttttattttttttactactacttTGATTCATATAGACCTTGTAATGATATTTCAACCTTTCCTTTATCCATTTTTATTAAAGTTGATATTTAAACATTATTCCAAGTTAGAAATTTGAAGACAAAATTAACAGATGAGAACGACAATATTCCATACATAGAGTTCCAAAAGCCCCTTAATTAATTTTGAGTATCAACATTAGTTATATCTCAACTCCCTATTCGAACCAAATATCTAAAGATCTAGacattattgaaatatttttaaaatgaaattaatttgaaacAAGATACCAAATTTTGAGATTTAAAATTTCAACTATCTCTAACAAAGATTAAAAAAGAAAGGCCTGTGTAGTTGCTTCTTCAACTTGAACTTGTAAGGTCAGAACTCAGAAGTGGTCCCACTCAATGGATCTTTGGAATTTGTTAGGCTGATCTAAGTTGATTGGAAAATAATACGAATTTTAAAGAAACTAAAACTCAAATATCAAGATACGAGtactataatatttaatatttcgtATATTCGATATTATGTATTGTTAAACGAAACGATAACGTAAACTATCACTTCATATTTCAACTTCACCTTTATTGCACGAAACTACACAATACATGAATCATTTTTTCCGTTCATAATTTCTACTATTATTCTCAATGTAATATCCTCATTCTATCTCATTTAAATTGatacatttttcctttttaatatcCCGCTAAGAGTAAATCTTTTCTAAAGACATAAGTATCATTCTTTTGCCTTTATTTTCTCCATTTAATACgcaaaacaacattacataatattatatgtcgaataaaaaatactccacttTAAATATGATGGACAGAGTAATACAATATATAGATCCATGTAAAAAATTAGCTTACATTCACTATAATCTACAGACTACATAATATTGGTTTTATGGTTATTCCctagaaaaataatttattgcaaaCTACTTCCTATGTCTGTGTCTGTGATCGggagtccc
It contains:
- the LOC121792817 gene encoding low-temperature-induced cysteine proteinase-like: MASLLNLFLSLSVLLSATALASDMSIVSYDDDQLRSLHAVWMAKHGKTYNALGESERRFEIFKDNLGYIDEQNALPNRSYKLGPNRFADLTNDEYRKAHLGTKPDPSRRLSSVKSDRYAPKLGDSLPDSIDWREKGAVVDVKDQGSCGSCWAFSTIAAVEGVNAIVTGDLISLSEQELVDCDTSYNQGCNGGLMDYAFQFIIKNGGIDSEKDYPYTGKDGRCDQYRKNSKVVSIDSYEDVPVNNEAALQKAVVSQPIAVAIEAGGRDFQLYESGIFTGSCGLALDHGVNVVGYGSENGLDYWIVRNSWGSAWGEKGYLRMQRNVAAKEGLCGIAVEPSYPIKKGPNPPNPGPTPPSPPSPVAPPTVCSKYYACPASETCCCIFQFVGMCLEWGCCPLEGASCCKDHSSCCPHDYPVCNTRAGTCSISANSPLGVKPMQRMRAKPIASYARDATAAVSSI